One genomic window of Arachis hypogaea cultivar Tifrunner chromosome 8, arahy.Tifrunner.gnm2.J5K5, whole genome shotgun sequence includes the following:
- the LOC112705024 gene encoding thioredoxin X, chloroplastic-like, whose protein sequence is MDPFSEALSLVEKLVWFDLVLRPGLLLPTLPLRTLASTSSASSYSAAPLLHCSIPTRLSFYSSQRRTTCPKLRYFRQFTVTCSTGITEINETQFNDTVLKANRPVLVEFVANWCGPCRLISPTMESLAQEYEDRLTVAKVDHDANPRLIEEYKVYELPTLIHFKNGQEVPESRREGVITKVKLKDYVDALLESISVS, encoded by the exons ATGGACCCTTTTTCGGAGGCTTTGTCTTTGGTGGAGAAA CTGGTCTGGTTCGATTTAGTGTTAAGACCCGGTTTATTACTTCCGACGCTTCCACTCCGTACACTTGCATCTACCTCCTCCGCTTCATCTTACTCTGCTGCTCCTTTGCTTCACTGCTCCATTCCGACAAGACTTTCCTTTTATTCCTCCCAAAGAAGAACTACATGTCCCAAACTCCGCTATTTCCGTCAATTTACCGTTACGTGCAGCACCGGCATCACAGAGATCAATGAGACACAGTTTAACGACACTGTTTTGAAGGCTAACCGTCCCGTTCTCGTTGAGTTCGTCGCTAACTGGTGCGGTCCTTGCCGTTTGATCTCTCCCACTATGGAATCCCTAGCTCAG GAATATGAAGACAGATTAACAGTGGCGAAGGTTGATCATGATGCGAACCCTAGGCTAATCGAAGAGTACAAAGTTTATGAGCTACCAACATTGATCCACTTCAAGAATGGACAGGAAGTTCCAGAAAGCAGAAGAGAAGGTGTAATCACCAAAGTTAAACTCAAAGACTATGTGGATGCTTTATTGGAATCAATCTCAGTTTCGTAG
- the LOC112706196 gene encoding alcohol dehydrogenase-like 2 — protein sequence MACNSSENIGKPIRCKAAICRKAGEPLVIEEIEVDPPKAWEVRIKILLTSLCHTDVTIWKIDHVSAAKFPRIFGHEAVGVVESVGEHVKEVKEGDRVVPVFLANCEECRDCKSSKSNECSKFRKEFFSVMPRDGTSRFRDMNGETVHHTLCVSSFSEYTVVDVAHLVNISHYHLPPHEACLLSCGVSTGLGAAWKVADVEEGSTVAIFGLGAVGLAVAVGAKQRGATKIIGVDINHEKFEIGKRFGITDFVNPSTCEDKSVSEVINEMTDGGADYCFECIGLASLMAEAFNSSRNGWGKTVILGVEMHGSQVTLNPYLLSRGRTITGSMFGGLKPKSDIPLLANKYLDKEFSLEGFITHEVPFKDINKAFDYLHQGKSLRCIIKMDP from the exons ATGGCATGCAATAGCAGTGAAAATATTGGCAAACCAATCAGATGCAAAG CTGCAATATGCAGAAAAGCAGGTGAACCTCTTGTTATAGAGGAAATTGAGGTTGACCCACCAAAAGCTTGGGAGGTTCGGATCAAGATTCTACTCACTTCTCTGTGTCACACTGATGTAACCATCTGGAAAATAGACCAC GTCAGTGCAGCAAAATTTCCAAGAATTTTCGGTCATGAAGCAGTAGG AGTTGTGGAGAGCGTAGGGGAGCACGTGAAAGAAGTGAAAGAAGGAGACAGAGTAGTCCCTGTGTTTCTGGCGAACTGCGAGGAATGCAGGGACTGCAAGAGTTCTAAGAGCAACGAGTGCTCCAAATTCCGGAAGGAGTTTTTCAGTGTAATGCCGAGAGATGGAACGAGCAGATTCAGGGATATGAATGGAGAAACGGTGCACCATACCTTGTGTGTTTCGAGCTTCTCAGAGTACACAGTTGTGGATGTGGCTCATTTGGTCAACATTAGCCATTATCACCTTCCTCCTCACGAGGCTTGCTTGCTCAGTTGTGGTGTTTCAACAG GGTTGGGAGCGGCATGGAAAGTGGCCGACGTGGAAGAAGGGTCGACAGTGGCTATTTTTGGGCTAGGAGCTGTAGGCCTTGCG GTTGCTGTAGGAGCAAAACAACGAGGAGCAACAAAGATCATAGGCGTGGATATTAATCATGAAAAATTTGAAATAG GAAAAAGATTTGGAATTACTGATTTTGTGAATCCCTCCACTTGTGAAGACAAGTCAGTGAGCGAG gtgattaACGAAATGACAGATGGAGGTGCTGATTACTGCTTCGAGTGCATAGGGTTGGCTTCACTGATGGCAGAGGCTTTTAACAGTAGTCGGAAT GGTTGGGGGAAAACCGTGATATTAGGGGTGGAAATGCATGGTTCGCAAGTGACATTGAATCCTTATCTGTTGTCGAGAGGCAGAACAATCACAGGATCAATGTTTGGAGGTCTCAAACCCAAATCTGATATCCCCCTCCTTGCTAATAAGTACTTGGACAAA GAATTTAGCTTGGAGGGATTCATAACGCACGAGGTGCCCTTCAAGGACATTAACAAAGCTTTTGACTATCTCCACCAAGGAAAGAGCCTCCGCTGCATTATAAAGATGGATCCTTAA